A part of Vulcanisaeta moutnovskia 768-28 genomic DNA contains:
- a CDS encoding 30S ribosomal protein S19e, with protein sequence MVSVKDVPAELLIRELAKYLKENVPQVKPPDWALFVKTGPNKDRPPMQDDWWYIRTAAILRKIYLNGPVGIGSLRMAFSYRAKAGSAVRSERTRKAGGAVIRNILHQLETAGLITKTKAGRVITPQGKSLLDKIALNTLKELVKQRPELTKYLTPKTTAE encoded by the coding sequence TTGGTTAGTGTTAAGGACGTACCCGCAGAATTACTAATTAGGGAATTGGCTAAGTACCTTAAGGAGAATGTGCCTCAGGTTAAGCCGCCGGACTGGGCGTTATTCGTTAAGACAGGCCCGAATAAGGATAGACCTCCAATGCAGGATGATTGGTGGTACATAAGGACCGCCGCTATTTTAAGGAAGATCTACCTAAACGGACCTGTGGGTATTGGCAGCCTTAGGATGGCATTTAGCTATAGGGCTAAGGCTGGTAGTGCCGTTAGGAGCGAGAGGACTAGGAAGGCTGGTGGCGCGGTAATAAGGAATATACTTCATCAACTTGAGACTGCTGGTCTCATAACCAAGACCAAGGCAGGTAGGGTGATAACACCCCAGGGCAAGTCATTATTAGATAAGATAGCCCTAAATACACTTAAGGAGTTAGTTAAGCAAAGACCCGAGCTCACTAAATACTTAACGCCAAAGACTACCGCTGAGTAG